The Porites lutea chromosome 4, jaPorLute2.1, whole genome shotgun sequence genome contains a region encoding:
- the LOC140933125 gene encoding chondroitin sulfate ABC exolyase-like — protein MLFGVLLQACLLLLHVKLAFASAQPPCHHDDIFDFEDPNQLNCFKTIPDANANVSLSINPLTVKHLKNSLKWNTSGPSTLQLKHPKLPKIPHQWLKRGGVKVWFYKEAPTENKTMDIEFKQSQNLLGKFQVNLDFQGWRGIWVKFSECKVKGKSLSKKSVEIDEVTFFLNDADTIYMDLLGFEGSFGKQSRDKVVPPIGGVDLYDASNTWQRTYHWSQQRCPALPLKIDDKKVKSLELITARMRNWFCDENKTSSNFEKDSFLDKRWKSLMSTVKHAHKEYDKLNFDADGKIVGPPLFCRDCRYGTKKDKSTRKFGFIFEKIMLPLALEYYLRSRPNEIAEAAKKHLEELNSGDNDKENNAYNAIAGEDKGMKKLFKDYLPKPRPLRQEDVEKAIKTLNLDRLNKINNLLDFAKQQGFTDGSGFGSLDHEWNRDGAGFMNTLFLLRDSLRIPSNKTRLLDLIETAKWYNDFREIYQLPEFELKGTTADRMITLLLYRLIIVLVMPSGNEDELKAKIRDMDALVRWFNNAMAVNEGLGGVIKPDFVGFHHKAFYGSAYVPQALHVAALVHYLLGGTEFALSASSTENIRRGLETLRIIAVKSSTPNSVNGRFPHYYNKALIKAVLPGYAYISVSHSSKVLSALSTSITVTNGSGAEMFLRLYDDPDVSSYLADGGPKKAKCYLNSLGSLDIMEAVKTVADAQGVFPELSPQGHWSKNFAALSIHRRKDWAVTAKGFNSFLWDFESSKDENVFGMFSSHGALLVANSEKSLEVHDVANGWDWAKVPGATTIAIGTPDIDELKLKKARFYNPRPLAGGVTFKGTNKLENGLFAMDFEQPNYDFKDWRKNISFIFKKSVFFFENLLVCLGSNIRAAETNGKSVQTTLFQDRLLDGVTSSFITIDGVKKYHDNKFDALTPGSGKSYTSLTDAKGNFYYIPEPSKSILKVHVKDQPSKTDDGDKDTSARYATAWIEHGKFPSSYEYAVLIPTDGYHENLNNITTDQRTAGKEVYKVLQTDEVAHIVQFLKSPESWVVRSNPVTGYAMFEASASLPPDGPVEAVSGPNCLIMAEKTADSIYISISSPDLNLPTKNGPLRGSDDVGQEELYHASSAERQLEVTLRRAVQQSIVYAQTHGNPKCYKANVWVLSDGKTVRFLNLKNGFSVEVKLMLK, from the exons ATGCTGTTTGGTGTTTTACTGCAAGCATGTCTACTGCTGCTGCACGTGAAGTTAGCTTTTGCCTCAG CTCAGCCTCCTTGTCATCACGATGACATCTTTGATTTTGAGGATCCAAATCAATTAAACTGCTTTAAAACCATCCCAGACGCAAACGCGAATGTATCACTGTCCATCAACCCATTGACCGTCAAGCATTTAAAGAACTCACTAAAATGGAATACCTCCGGTCCATCCACGCTCCAACTGAAGCATCCGAAATTACCTAAAATTCCACATCAGTGGCTGAAACGAGGAGGTGTAAAAGTTTGGTTCTACAAGGAAGCGCctactgaaaacaaaacaatggacATAGAATTTAAACAATCCCAAAACCTGCTCGGAAAGTTCCAAGTGAATCTTGACTTTCAAGGATGGAGAGGAATTTGGGTCAAATTCTCAGAATGTAAAGTGAAAGGTAAGTCACTGAGCAAAAAGTCGGTTGAAATCGATGAAGTGACTTTTTTTCTAAATGACGCTGACACCATTTATATGGATTTACTTGGATTCGAGGGAAGTTTTGGTAAGCAGTCACGGGACAAAGTAGTTCCTCCGATCGGTGGTGTAGACCTTTATGACGCTAGCAATACCTGGCAACGTACATACCACTGGAGTCAGCAACGGTGTCCTGCATTGCCCCTGAAAATTGACGATAAAAAGGTAAAGAGCTTAGAGCTTATCACAGCTCGAATGAGAAATTGGTTTTGCGACGAGAACAAAACGTCTTCCAACTTTGAGAAAGATTCCTTCCTTGACAAAAGATGGAAATCCCTCATGAGCACTGTTAAGCACGCGCATAAAGAATACGACAAACTGAACTTCGATGCAGACGGAAAGATCGTAGGTCCTCCTTTGTTTTGCAGAGACTGCAGATATGGAACGAAAAAGGACAAGAgcacaagaaaatttggttttatctttgaaaaaattatgcTTCCTTTGGCTCTGGAATACTACTTGCGATCACGACCTAACGAAATAGCAGAGGCTGCCAAAAAGCATCTGGAGGAGCTGAACTCTGGGGACAATGACAAGGAAAATAATGCTTATAATGCAATTGCAGGGGAAGATAAGGGAATGAAAAAGCTCTTTAAAGACTATTTACCAAAACCAAGGCCACTTAGACAGGAAGACGTGGAAAAAGCGATAAAAACTCTAAACCTTGATCGCCTTAACAAGATAAACAATCTTCTTgattttgcaaaacaacaaggaTTTACAGATGGCAGTGGCTTCGGCTCGTTAGATCATGAATGGAACAGAGACGGTGCCGGATTCATGAACACGTTGTTCCTTCTCCGAGACTCTTTGAGAATTCCCTCAAATAAAACGAGATTGCTCGACCTGATAGAAACAGCCAAATGGTACAACGACTTTAGAGAGATTTATCAGTTACCAGAGTTCGAACTTAAAGGCACAACTGCTGACCGTATGATAACGCTCCTGCTATACAGACTTATTATCGTTCTGGTGATGCCAAGCGGCAACGAGGACGAACTCAAAGCCAAAATTCGGGACATGGATGCTTTAGTTCGGTGGTTCAATAACGCAATGGCTGTGAATGAAGGCCTTGGGGGAGTCATCAAACCAGACTTTGTAGGATTTCACCACAAAGCGTTTTATGGATCCGCATACGTTCCACAAGCCCTACATGTAGCAGCGTTGGTTCACTACCTTCTCGGAGGAACTGAATTCGCTTTGTCAGCTTCATCTACCGAAAACATCAGACGAGGACTTGAAACGCTGCGCATAATAGCGGTCAAGTCTTCAACGCCAAACAGTGTCAATGGACGTTTTCCCCATTACTACAACAAAGCCCTTATCAAGGCTGTATTACCGGGATATGCTTACATCAGCGTTTCCCATTCATCCAAGGTGCTATCAGCATTGTCAACAAGTATAACAGTTACAAATGGGAGTGGAGCGGAAATGTTTTTACGCTTGTATGACGATCCTGACGTGAGTAGTTACTTAGCAGATGGAGGCCCTAAAAAAGCCAAGTGCTATCTCAACAGTTTAGGATCCCTGGACATCATGGAGGCA GTGAAAACCGTTGCTGACGCTCAAGGTGTATTTCCCGAGCTCTCCCCTCAAGGTCACTGGTCCAAGAACTTTGCAGCTCTATCTATTCACCGACGCAAAGACTGGGCTGTGACTGCCAAAGGGTTTAATAGTTTTCTCTGGGATTTTGAAAGCTCTAAGGATGAAAATGTCTTCGGAATGTTTTCCAGTCATGGTGCTCTCCTCGTTGCAAACAGTGAAAAGAGTCTTGAGGTCCACGATGTCGCGAACGGGTGGGATTGGGCCAAAGTCCCTGGTGCTACAACCATCGCCATAGGAACACCCGACATTGatgaattaaaattgaaaaaggcTAGGTTTTACAATCCGCGGCCTCTGGCTGGAGGGGTGACGTTTAAAGGTACAAACAAGCTTGAAAACGGACTCTTTGCCATGGACTTTGAACAACCAAACTACGATTTTAAGGACTGGCGAAAGAAcatcagttttatttttaagaaatcggtgttcttttttgaaaacttaCTAGTTTGCTTAGGGAGCAACATTCGGGCCGCAGAAACAAATGGAAAGTCAGTGCAAACGACACTGTTCCAAGACAGGCTTCTAGACGGCGTGACGTCATCGTTTATCACAATCGATGGCGTTAAAAAATATCATGACAATAAATTTGATGCACTAACACCAGGTTCTGGAAAAAGTTACACATCTCTCACTGATGCTAAGGGCAACTTTTACTACATACCGGAGCCCAGCAAATCAATCTTGAAAGTCCACGTGAAAGATCAACCTTCCAAGACTGATGATGGAGATAAGGATACATCTGCACGTTACGCTACAGCATGGATCGAACATGGAAAGTTCCCCTCGAGTTATGAATACGCTGTTTTGATTCCTACAGATGGGTACCACGAAAATCTAAATAATATCACAACGGACCAACGGACAGCAGGAAAGGAAGTTTACAAAGTTTTGCAGACAGATGAGGTCGCCCATATAGTCCAGTTTCTGAAGTCTCCCGAGTCGTGGGTAGTGCGTAGTAACCCTGTGACAGGTTATGCAATGTTTGAAGCCTCAGCGTCACTCCCACCTGATGGCCCAGTAGAGGCGGTGAGTGGACCAAATTGTCTTATCATGGCAGAGAAAACAGCGGATTCAATCTACATCAGTATAAGCTCTCCCGACTTAAATCTACCCACTAAAAATGGTCCTTTACGTGGCTCAGACGATGTGGGACAAGAGGAGCTGTACCATGCATCAAGTGCTGAGAGACAACTAGAGGTGACCCTGAGAAGAGCGGTCCAGCAGAGCATTGTGTATGCCCAAACCCACGGAAATCCAAAGTGCTACAAAGCCAATGTTTGGGTTTTATCTGATGGTAAAACAGTTCGCTTCTTAAATCTCAAAAATGGTTTTAGTGTTGAGGTAAAATTGATGTTGAAGTAA